A genomic window from Thunnus thynnus chromosome 12, fThuThy2.1, whole genome shotgun sequence includes:
- the LOC137194709 gene encoding tripartite motif-containing protein 16-like protein — protein MKSIQYPFKTAPPPGMNQCLITPPSSSCSQTQQAAVCPHISLFPPPQIRQALPLRAEMAQKGVQLDRETFSCSICLDLLKDPVTIPCGHSYCMSCIKTHWNGKDQRKMYSCPQCRQTFTPRPVLGKNTMLAALVEQLKKTELQAAPAGHCCAGPEDVACDVCTGRKLKALNDDEMMKMFCCTHQQNMCYLCPVDEHKGHNTVSAAVERTERQRELEVSRQQIQQRIQCREKDVKLLQQEVEAVSRSADKAVEDSEKIFTELIRLIQKRSSDVKQQIRSQQETEVSQVKELQEKLEQEITELKRKDAELKQLSHTEDHNQFLRNYPSLSQLSEPTDSSSINIRPLRYFEDVTAAVSELRDQLQDILREKWTNISLIGTEEDVLLSEPEPKTRAEFLKYSHKITLDPNTAHTYVLLSEGNRKATVTSQHQSYSSHPDRFTGWSQVLSRESLTGRCYWEVEWSGTAVCVAVTYKNIRRAGGSNKCIFGRNDKSWALRCYTNSYTFLFNNVSTPVSGPGSSRIGVYLDHSAGILSFYSVSETMTLLHRVQTTFTQPLYAGLWFLQFGVTAELCKVK, from the coding sequence ATGAAAAGCATCCAGTATCCCTTTAaaactgctcctcctcctggaaTGAATCAGTGCTTGAtaactcctccctcttcttcctgctctcaaacacaacaagctgcAGTCTGTCcacatatttccttgttccctcccccACAGATCAGACAGGCGTtgccactgagagctgaaatggcaCAGAAAGGAGTTCAGCTGGACCGAGAAACTTTCTCTTGTTCGATCTGtttggatctactgaaggatccggtgactattccctgtggacacagctactgcatgagctgtattaaaacacactgGAATGGAAAGGATCAGAGAAAGAtgtacagctgccctcagtgcagacagaccttcacaccgaggcctgttctggggaaaaacaccatgttagcagctttagtggagcagctgaagaagactgaactccaagctgctcctgctggtCACTGCtgtgctggacctgaagatgttgcctgtgatgtctgcactgggaggaagcttAAAGCTCTCAATGATGatgagatgatgaagatgttctgttGTACTCATCAGCAGAATATGTGTTATCTCTGCcctgtggatgaacataaaggccacaacacagtctcagctgcagtagaaaggactgagaggcagagagagcttgaggtgagtcgacaacaaatccagcagagaatccagtgcagagagaaagatgtgaagctgcttcaacaggaggtggaggccgtcagtcgctctgctgataaagcagtggaggacagtgagaagatcttcactgagctgatccgtctcatccagaaaagaagctctgatgtgaagcagcagatcagatcccagcaggaaactgaagtgagtcaagtcaaagagcttcaggagaagctggagcaggagatcactgagctgaagaggaaagacgctgaactgaagcagctctcacacacagaggatcacaaccagtttctacgcaactacccctcactgtcacaactcagtgaacctacagactcatccagcatcaatatccgtcctctgagatactttgaggatgtgacagcagctgtgtcagagctcagagatcaactacaggacatcctgagggagaaatggacaaacatctcactgataGGGACTGAAGAggacgttttactgtcagaaccagaacccaagaccagagctgagttcttaaaatattcacataaaatcacactggatccaaacacagcacacacatatgtgttattatctgaggggaacagaaaagcaacagtAACAAGTCAACACCAGTCttattctagtcacccagacagattcactggatggagtcaggtcctgagtagagagagtctgactggacgttgttactgggaggtggagtggagcgGGACAGCAGTTTGTGTAGCAGTcacatacaagaatatcaggagagcaggaggctcaaataaatgtatatttggACGCAATGACAAATCTTGGGCTTTAAGATGTTACACTAACAGTTACACGTTTTTGTTCAACAATGTCTCAACTcccgtctcaggtcctggttcctccagaataggagtgtacctggatcacagtgcaggtattctgtccttctacagcgtctctgaaaccatgactctcctccacagagtccagaccacattcactcagcctctctatgctggactttggtttttacagtttggagtcacagctgagttgtgtaaagtcaaatag
- the LOC137194708 gene encoding tripartite motif-containing protein 16-like yields the protein MAQRGVQLDRENFSCSICLDLLKDPVTIPCGHSYCMSCIKGFWDEEDEKKIHSCPQCRQTFTPRPVLVKNTMLADLMEELKKTGLQAAPADHCYAGPEDVACDVCTGRKLKALKSCLVCLASYCEKHLQPHYDAAPLKKHKLVDPSEKLQENICSRHDEVMKMFCRTDQQIICYLCSVDEHKGHDTVSAAAERTERQRKLELSRQNIQQRIQDREKDVKLLQQEVEAVSRSADKAVEDSETIFTELIRLIQKRSSDVKQQIRSQQETEVSRVKELQEKLEQEITELKRKDAELKQFSHTEDHNQFLHNYPSLSQLSEPTDSSSINIRPLSYFEDVTAAVSELRDQLQDILREKWTNISLRVTEVKVLLSQPEPKTRAGFLKYSRGITLDPNTENTQLLLSEGNRKAERMGQHQSYSSHPDRFTDWCQVLSRESLTGRCYWEVEWSGRGVCVAVAYKIISRAGHSYECGFGFNDKSWALRCDTNSYMFLFNNVSTPVSGPGSSRVGVYLDHRAGILSFYSVSETMTLLHRVQTTFNQPLYAGFWLHYGATTRCCGVSELHRDQLSIKLRLSTLFLSFVVLMMF from the exons ATGGCACAAAGAGGAGTTCAGCTGGACCGAGAAAACTTCTCTTGTTCGATCTGtttggatctactgaaggatccggtgactattccctgtggacacagctactgcatgagctgtattaaaggtTTCTGGGATGAAGAGGACGAGAAGAAAATccacagctgccctcagtgcagacagaccttcacaccgaggcctgtcctggtgaaaaacaccatgttagcagatttaatggaggagctgaagaagactggactccaagctgctcctgctgatcactgctatgctggacctgaagatgtggcctgtgatgtctgcactggaaggaagctgaaagccctcaagtcctgtctggtgtgtctggcttcttactgtgagaaacacctccaACCTCATTATGATGCAGCtccattaaagaaacacaagctggtcgacccctcagagaagctccaggagaacatctgctctcgtcatgatgaggtgatgaagatgttctgccgtactgatcagcagattatctgttatctctgctctgtggatgaacataaaggccacgacacagtctcagctgcagcagaaaggactgagaggcagagaaagcTCGAGttgagtcgacaaaacatccagcagagaatccaggacagagagaaagatgtgaagctgcttcaacaggaggtggaggccgtcagtcgctctgctgataaagcagtggaggacagtgagacgATCTTCACcgagctgatccgtctcatccagaaaagaagctctgatgtgaagcagcagatcagatcccagcaggaaactgaagtgagtcgagtcaaagagcttcaggagaagctggagcaggagatcactgagctgaagaggaaagacgctgaactgaagcagttctcacacacagaggatcacaaccagtttctacacaactacccctcactgtcacaactcagtgaacctacagactcatccagcatcaatatccgtcctctgagctactttgaggatgtgacagcagctgtgtcagagctcagagatcaactacaggacatcctgagggagaaatggacaaacatctcactgagaGTGACTGAAGTGAAGGTTTTACTGTCAcaaccagaacccaagaccagagctggattcttaaaatattcacgtggaatcacactggatccaaacacagaaaacacacagctgttattatctgaggggaacagaaaagcagaacgAATGGGTCAACATCAATCTTATTCTAGtcatccagacagattcactgattggtgtcaggtcctgagtagagagagtctgactggacgttgttactgggaggtggagtggagcgGGAGAGGAGTTTGTGTTGCAGTTGCATACAAGattatcagcagagcaggacaCTCATATGAATGTGGATTTGGATTTAATGACAAATCTTGGGCTTTAAGATGTGACACTAACAGttacatgtttttgttcaaCAATGTCTCAACTcccgtctcaggtcctggttcctccagagtaggagtgtacctggatcacagagcaggtattctgtccttctacagcgtctctgaaaccatgactctcctccacagagtccagaccacattcaatCAGCCTCTGTATGCTGGATTTTGGCTTCATTATGGAGCCACAA ctcgttgctgtggtgtttctgaactgcacagagatcagctgtcaatcaaactgagattgtcaacactttttttatcatttgttgttctgatgatgttttga